Proteins from a single region of Massilibacterium senegalense:
- a CDS encoding response regulator has protein sequence MKAVLVDDEKLALDLLDNYLSRIDNIEILGKYTDPIIAKEQILKADVDVLFLDIHQPGINGLELAEQIIEYKPEVAVIFVTGYDEYAVQAFELNALDYLVKPVNRNRLEKTIKRIEEYLTYKKEKPVVKEEKVQINVFRQLTIKPTNKEDVTSIRWRTKKAQELFLYLFHHRDQLVRKSTLVELLWPDYDVDRSYSQLYTTVYHVRKAIKTLFNHFTIKNTTEGYMLNVKNVLIDAEQWEKNLKELSPLSEQTIHQYIEIVNQYKGGYLQEYNYWWAEAERHRLETLWLNIIFQIAGWYDKNEEVHEAITWYEKICMQHPEAEEAYVALMKIYASLDEPLLVHKKYQQLEKALREELYLEPSEHTVTWYNKWKKSSEY, from the coding sequence ATGAAAGCAGTACTTGTAGATGACGAAAAACTTGCTTTAGACTTGTTAGATAATTATCTTAGTAGAATAGACAATATTGAAATACTAGGTAAATATACAGATCCGATAATAGCAAAAGAACAAATACTAAAAGCAGATGTAGATGTCCTTTTTTTAGATATCCATCAACCTGGGATAAACGGATTAGAACTAGCGGAGCAAATAATCGAATATAAACCAGAAGTAGCGGTTATTTTTGTGACTGGTTATGATGAATATGCAGTACAAGCTTTTGAATTAAATGCGTTAGATTACCTTGTTAAACCGGTGAATCGCAATCGTTTAGAAAAAACAATTAAAAGAATAGAAGAATACTTAACGTATAAAAAAGAAAAACCGGTAGTGAAAGAAGAGAAGGTACAGATAAATGTTTTTAGGCAATTGACGATAAAACCGACAAATAAAGAAGACGTAACTTCTATTCGTTGGAGAACAAAAAAGGCACAGGAATTATTTCTTTATTTATTTCATCATCGTGATCAACTCGTTCGGAAGTCCACATTAGTAGAGTTATTATGGCCTGATTATGATGTGGATAGAAGTTATTCGCAATTATATACGACGGTGTATCATGTTAGAAAAGCAATAAAGACGTTGTTTAATCATTTTACCATTAAAAACACGACAGAAGGTTACATGTTAAATGTAAAAAATGTACTAATAGATGCGGAACAATGGGAAAAGAATTTGAAGGAACTTTCTCCGCTTAGCGAACAAACAATCCATCAATATATTGAAATAGTGAATCAGTATAAAGGTGGTTATTTACAAGAGTATAATTATTGGTGGGCGGAAGCGGAACGTCATCGTTTAGAAACATTATGGTTAAATATCATTTTTCAAATAGCGGGTTGGTATGATAAAAACGAAGAAGTACACGAGGCCATTACATGGTATGAAAAAATTTGTATGCAACATCCAGAAGCGGAAGAAGCATATGTGGCATTAATGAAAATCTATGCTTCATTAGATGAACCATTACTTGTACATAAAAAATATCAACAGTTAGAAAAGGCATTAAGAGAAGAACTATATCTAGAGCCAAGTGAACATACTGTCACATGGTATAACAAATGGAAGAAATCAAGTGAATACTGA
- the htpG gene encoding molecular chaperone HtpG produces MEKKQFQAESKRLLEMMIHSIYSQKEIFLRELISNASDAIDKIYYKALMDDQLTFDKDSYYIKIVADKENRQLKILDTGIGMTKEELENNLGVIAKSGSLAFKNENEIKDGYDIIGQFGVGFYSAFMVADQVTVISKALGSEEAYKWESSGTDGYTIEPWKKETVGTEIILHLKENTEEEAYDEYLETYRLREIIKKYSDFIRYPIKMDVAVQKPKQDNEEEYEEVIEEQTINSMVPIWRKNKSELTDEDYEQFYQEKRYGFDKPLKHIHIKVDGSVRYNAILFIPENIPFDYYTQEYEKGLELYSNGVLIMEKSPELLPDYFSFVKGMVDSEDLSLNISREMLQHDRQLQIIAKNIHTKIKNQLKSLLKNEREKYETFYQSFGRQLKYGIYSDFGSHKEDLQDLIMFYSSKEKKLVTLEEYVSRMPEDQKYIYYAVGESYDRIEKLPQLEAVLDKGYEVLYFTDDIDEFAIKMLMTYQEKEFKSVSSGDLGIEEENGTEKEEKPEENKDIFEFMKQALGGKVKDVRASKRLKTHPVCLSADGDVTIEMEKILKQMPTNENIKADKVLEINVDHDVFQSLKQAFENDKEKLTLYTNLLYNQALLIEGLTVQDPVEFSNDICKIMR; encoded by the coding sequence ATGGAAAAGAAACAATTTCAAGCTGAATCCAAACGATTATTAGAAATGATGATTCACTCTATTTATTCTCAAAAAGAAATCTTTTTACGTGAGTTAATTTCTAATGCAAGCGATGCAATCGATAAGATTTATTACAAAGCATTAATGGATGATCAGTTAACGTTTGATAAAGATAGTTACTATATTAAAATAGTTGCAGACAAAGAAAATAGACAGCTAAAAATTTTAGATACAGGAATTGGCATGACGAAAGAAGAGTTAGAAAATAACCTTGGTGTTATTGCGAAAAGTGGTTCTTTAGCATTTAAAAATGAAAATGAAATCAAAGACGGGTACGATATCATCGGTCAATTTGGCGTTGGTTTTTATTCTGCTTTTATGGTAGCGGATCAAGTAACCGTCATTAGTAAAGCGCTCGGGAGTGAAGAAGCGTACAAGTGGGAATCTAGCGGAACAGACGGGTATACAATCGAACCTTGGAAAAAAGAAACAGTCGGTACAGAAATTATTTTACATTTAAAAGAAAACACCGAAGAAGAAGCATACGATGAATATTTAGAAACGTATCGGTTGCGAGAAATCATTAAAAAATATTCTGATTTTATTCGTTATCCTATTAAGATGGATGTCGCGGTACAAAAACCAAAACAAGATAATGAAGAAGAATATGAAGAAGTAATCGAAGAACAAACAATCAATAGTATGGTTCCGATTTGGAGAAAAAATAAGTCAGAACTTACAGACGAAGACTACGAACAATTTTATCAGGAAAAACGGTACGGATTTGATAAACCATTAAAACATATTCATATTAAAGTAGACGGTTCCGTAAGATATAATGCCATTTTATTTATCCCAGAAAATATTCCTTTTGACTATTACACACAAGAGTACGAAAAAGGATTAGAGCTGTATTCAAACGGTGTACTAATCATGGAAAAAAGTCCAGAATTACTTCCAGACTACTTTAGTTTTGTAAAAGGAATGGTAGATTCCGAAGACTTATCATTAAACATTTCAAGGGAAATGTTACAACATGACCGTCAACTTCAAATCATTGCGAAAAACATCCATACGAAAATTAAAAATCAATTAAAGAGTTTATTAAAAAATGAACGAGAAAAATATGAAACATTCTATCAATCATTTGGTAGACAATTAAAATACGGTATTTACAGTGATTTTGGAAGCCATAAAGAAGACCTACAAGATTTAATTATGTTCTATTCATCGAAAGAGAAAAAATTAGTCACATTAGAAGAATACGTTTCTCGCATGCCAGAAGATCAAAAATATATTTATTATGCGGTTGGGGAATCGTATGATAGAATCGAAAAACTTCCGCAGCTTGAAGCGGTGTTAGATAAAGGCTATGAAGTACTGTACTTCACCGATGATATTGATGAATTCGCCATAAAAATGTTAATGACCTATCAAGAAAAAGAATTCAAATCTGTATCAAGTGGTGATTTAGGAATTGAAGAAGAAAACGGAACAGAAAAAGAAGAAAAACCAGAAGAAAATAAAGATATTTTCGAATTTATGAAGCAAGCTCTTGGTGGAAAGGTAAAAGATGTACGAGCATCGAAACGATTAAAAACACATCCTGTTTGTTTATCCGCAGATGGCGATGTCACCATTGAAATGGAAAAAATCTTAAAACAAATGCCAACGAATGAAAACATTAAAGCGGATAAAGTGTTAGAAATTAACGTGGACCATGATGTATTTCAATCGTTAAAACAAGCGTTTGAAAACGACAAAGAAAAATTAACATTATATACAAACTTATTGTATAATCAAGCATTGTTAATTGAAGGATTAACCGTTCAAGACCCAGTTGAATTTTCAAATGATATTTGCAAAATTATGCGTTAA
- a CDS encoding ZIP family metal transporter: MDWFTQFSPTIQALFGGLLTWGMTALGASIVFFFRSLNQNVMNSMLGFAAGVMIAASFWSLLAPAIDFSEKNGQISWLAPAIGFLLGGLFIRLLDFVVPHLDLGVPEDQAEGPKTGLKKSTLLFLAITLHNIPEGLAIGVAFGAAALGFSDATLIGAIGLAIGIGIQNMPEGAALSVPLRGEGMSRLKAFHYGQLSAIVEPIAAVLGAAAVLMVQPILPYALAFAAGAMIFVVVEQLIPQSQASGSKDLATLGLMAGFTVMMVLDVALG; encoded by the coding sequence ATGGATTGGTTTACGCAATTTAGCCCCACCATACAAGCTTTATTTGGCGGGTTATTGACATGGGGAATGACTGCATTAGGAGCGTCTATTGTCTTCTTTTTCCGTTCGCTTAATCAAAATGTGATGAATTCGATGTTAGGATTTGCAGCGGGGGTAATGATTGCAGCATCTTTTTGGTCATTATTGGCTCCGGCGATAGATTTTAGTGAAAAAAATGGGCAAATTAGTTGGTTAGCTCCGGCGATTGGCTTTTTACTCGGTGGATTATTTATTCGATTATTAGATTTTGTTGTTCCTCATTTAGACCTTGGCGTGCCAGAAGATCAAGCAGAAGGACCAAAAACAGGACTGAAAAAGTCTACCCTTCTCTTTTTAGCTATTACCCTTCACAACATCCCTGAAGGATTAGCAATCGGTGTTGCGTTCGGTGCAGCCGCTTTAGGGTTTTCTGATGCTACGTTAATTGGTGCCATTGGTTTGGCAATTGGAATTGGGATTCAAAATATGCCAGAGGGAGCTGCTCTTTCTGTTCCACTTCGAGGAGAAGGAATGTCTCGTTTAAAAGCTTTCCATTATGGGCAATTATCGGCCATTGTTGAACCGATAGCTGCTGTTTTAGGTGCTGCTGCTGTGTTAATGGTTCAACCTATTCTTCCATATGCATTAGCGTTTGCAGCAGGAGCGATGATTTTTGTTGTCGTCGAACAACTCATTCCACAATCACAAGCTTCGGGAAGTAAAGATTTAGCAACGCTCGGATTAATGGCTGGATTTACCGTAATGATGGTTTTAGATGTGGCACTTGGATAA
- a CDS encoding acyltransferase family protein, whose translation MPTPTKRNRRYMAGLDGLRAIAVLSVIFYHLYMPWAPGGLLGVTIFFVLSGYLITDLLIMEWKETNHIDLKQFWLRRIRRLIPAMVTTMVFVTAYITFFNQSLLSNVRKDFLAALLYFSNWSYIFRDVSYFETFETPSLFTHFWSLAIEEQFYLLWPLVIIAGLTFVTKRGNLFRYAMMGAILSALWMAILYEPGTDPSRVYYGTDTRVFSLLIGAALAIIWPSDKLATRVGKQGRLFLDTIGFIGLMIVISMICFSNQYDAFLYRGGMFIVSIAAAMLIAALVHPASRIGLMMGVRPLQWIGVRSYGMYLWHYPVIILTTPAVHTGEVHPVRMIVPLFLTVLFASLSWKYIEDPIRKGAIKKWWQAVRSGYWGLKHIPPLRWLAINSMMFVVIIASVGLYIAPQSEAKSAKQTEAVKETVQKETSVEKEAPISPEKVAKAAEEKPVETFQRSVTVIGDSVVIDATPYLQSVFSTITIDAKVGRQMSEAATIIQQLQTDQRLGEVVIISLGTNGPFSKKQLTSVLQSMENKTEVYLVNTRVPRPWESVVNDDLNEVAEAFSNVTVINWYEASINEPQYFAGDGVHLTKTGAEAYATLVEKYVTNKK comes from the coding sequence ATGCCAACGCCAACGAAACGTAATCGCAGGTATATGGCAGGTTTAGATGGCTTAAGGGCAATCGCTGTTTTATCGGTCATTTTTTACCATTTATATATGCCATGGGCGCCTGGGGGGTTATTAGGAGTAACCATCTTTTTTGTACTTTCCGGTTATTTGATTACCGATTTATTAATCATGGAGTGGAAAGAAACGAATCATATTGACTTAAAGCAATTTTGGTTGCGAAGAATACGTCGATTAATTCCAGCAATGGTCACAACGATGGTTTTTGTTACGGCATATATTACTTTTTTCAACCAATCGTTGCTCTCTAATGTGCGCAAAGACTTTCTAGCAGCTTTATTATATTTCAGCAACTGGTCCTATATATTTCGAGATGTATCCTATTTTGAAACATTTGAAACCCCCTCTTTATTTACACATTTTTGGTCGTTAGCAATTGAAGAACAATTTTATTTGCTTTGGCCACTTGTGATAATAGCAGGATTGACGTTTGTAACAAAACGTGGAAACTTGTTTCGATATGCGATGATGGGTGCCATTTTGTCTGCCTTATGGATGGCGATTTTATATGAACCAGGAACCGATCCAAGTCGTGTATATTACGGGACAGATACACGAGTTTTTTCCTTGTTAATCGGTGCAGCGTTAGCGATTATTTGGCCAAGCGATAAATTAGCCACTCGTGTCGGGAAACAAGGTCGATTGTTTTTAGACACTATTGGTTTCATCGGTCTTATGATAGTGATAAGTATGATTTGTTTTTCTAATCAATACGATGCCTTTCTTTACCGTGGTGGTATGTTTATCGTTTCTATAGCTGCTGCGATGCTCATTGCAGCATTAGTGCATCCAGCAAGTCGCATCGGTCTTATGATGGGAGTTCGGCCGCTTCAGTGGATTGGTGTTCGTTCTTATGGGATGTATTTATGGCATTATCCCGTTATTATTTTAACGACACCTGCTGTCCATACAGGAGAAGTACATCCGGTACGAATGATTGTTCCACTATTTTTAACTGTTCTTTTTGCTTCACTATCTTGGAAATATATCGAAGATCCAATACGAAAAGGGGCGATTAAAAAATGGTGGCAAGCCGTTCGTTCTGGATATTGGGGATTAAAACATATTCCACCGCTTCGATGGTTGGCGATTAACAGTATGATGTTTGTCGTCATTATCGCAAGTGTAGGATTATATATTGCCCCTCAATCTGAAGCAAAGTCAGCAAAACAGACAGAAGCTGTGAAAGAAACCGTACAAAAAGAAACTTCAGTAGAAAAAGAAGCCCCTATCTCACCTGAAAAAGTGGCCAAGGCGGCAGAAGAAAAACCGGTAGAAACTTTTCAACGGTCCGTCACAGTAATCGGGGATTCAGTTGTTATCGATGCTACACCGTATTTACAATCTGTATTTTCCACGATTACGATTGATGCGAAAGTGGGACGGCAAATGTCTGAAGCAGCGACGATTATTCAACAATTACAAACAGACCAACGTTTAGGAGAAGTAGTGATTATTAGTTTAGGGACGAACGGACCTTTTTCTAAAAAACAATTAACATCTGTTCTCCAATCAATGGAAAATAAAACAGAAGTATATCTAGTAAATACACGTGTTCCAAGACCGTGGGAAAGCGTAGTAAACGACGACTTAAACGAAGTAGCCGAAGCTTTTTCGAATGTGACTGTTATTAACTGGTATGAAGCAAGTATCAATGAACCACAATACTTTGCTGGTGACGGCGTGCATTTAACAAAAACAGGGGCAGAAGCATATGCTACCCTTGTAGAAAAATACGTGACAAATAAAAAATAG
- a CDS encoding Na/Pi cotransporter family protein translates to MDTVTIVLGGIGLFLLGMILMTDGLKSLAGDSLKQLLSKFTGGVFSAIVSGTVLTAILQSSSATTLMTIGFVSAGLLSFSQSIGVILGANLGSTSTGWIVSLIGLKVSVGSFALPLIGIGALLKFLTQRYAPLGMALAGFGLLFLGIGTLQDGMSGVAENVTLGSIGGPVFLQHILLVLIGMVMTIVMQSSSTAMVITLTALAAQAVSFEQAALLVIGQHIGTTAKAFVVTIGGTIQARRTAMSHILFNCMTALLVFLLLPLILPGIFTTGRFLGINDDATLLALFSTAFYIMGIAVVVPVLPLFTKWIIRLVPENEDKLTKYLDASVASVPSVAIEAARRTLIRITKAISGVGAELFTTKVLSPSMEKKLEEANIALIETMQFLSKISNQSYSTSQKEYQQQVNLIHTSDHLTRLLKTLEEFDMNEYTNQNKTVQHLSENMKQLFLEMEQSLTYHNHKDLVKKVKVTSLEIAEIRRTNRKEIIKKTVLQQADVDAAIEKVHTLHWIDRVAYHLWRSMHHLNKCRKAKDKVEEAEKN, encoded by the coding sequence ATGGATACAGTAACAATTGTTTTAGGAGGAATCGGTCTTTTTTTATTAGGGATGATTTTAATGACCGATGGGTTGAAGTCTTTAGCGGGTGATTCGTTAAAGCAATTATTAAGTAAATTTACAGGTGGCGTATTTTCAGCGATTGTTTCAGGAACGGTCTTGACCGCTATTTTACAATCATCTAGTGCGACGACGTTAATGACGATTGGGTTTGTTAGTGCTGGGTTATTGTCTTTTTCACAATCGATTGGTGTCATTCTCGGAGCCAACTTAGGGAGTACGAGTACGGGCTGGATTGTGTCGTTGATTGGACTTAAGGTGAGTGTTGGATCATTTGCATTACCGCTTATCGGAATCGGTGCTTTGTTAAAGTTTTTGACGCAAAGATATGCTCCTTTAGGAATGGCGCTTGCTGGGTTTGGTTTGTTATTCCTTGGGATCGGGACGTTGCAAGATGGGATGTCTGGCGTTGCGGAAAACGTCACACTAGGTTCTATAGGAGGACCTGTTTTTTTGCAGCATATTTTACTCGTGTTAATCGGAATGGTGATGACCATCGTCATGCAATCTTCGAGTACGGCCATGGTGATTACGTTAACGGCACTTGCTGCACAAGCGGTGTCGTTTGAACAAGCAGCTTTGCTTGTTATTGGTCAACATATTGGAACGACGGCAAAAGCATTTGTCGTAACGATAGGCGGGACGATTCAAGCGCGCAGAACTGCAATGTCACACATTTTGTTTAACTGCATGACTGCTTTACTAGTTTTTCTATTGTTGCCACTCATCCTTCCGGGTATTTTTACTACTGGTCGTTTTCTAGGTATAAATGATGATGCAACGCTATTAGCTTTATTCTCCACTGCGTTTTATATCATGGGAATAGCGGTCGTTGTTCCTGTTTTACCGTTATTTACGAAGTGGATTATTCGACTTGTACCAGAAAATGAAGATAAGTTAACGAAGTATTTAGATGCGAGTGTTGCCTCTGTTCCTTCCGTTGCGATTGAAGCAGCAAGAAGAACATTGATTCGGATTACAAAAGCCATTTCCGGAGTAGGAGCGGAGTTATTTACAACTAAAGTATTATCGCCGTCTATGGAAAAAAAACTAGAAGAAGCGAATATAGCGTTAATCGAAACAATGCAATTTTTATCAAAAATTAGCAATCAATCGTACTCAACATCACAAAAAGAATACCAACAACAAGTTAATCTTATTCATACTAGTGATCACTTGACTCGTTTATTAAAAACACTAGAAGAGTTTGATATGAATGAATATACGAACCAAAATAAAACGGTCCAACATCTTTCAGAAAATATGAAACAATTATTTTTAGAAATGGAACAAAGTTTAACGTATCACAATCATAAAGATCTAGTGAAAAAGGTGAAAGTAACATCGTTAGAAATAGCGGAAATTCGCCGAACAAATCGAAAAGAGATTATCAAAAAAACGGTTCTTCAGCAAGCAGACGTGGATGCTGCGATTGAAAAGGTGCATACGTTACATTGGATTGATCGGGTGGCGTATCATCTTTGGAGAAGCATGCATCATTTAAATAAATGTCGAAAAGCAAAGGATAAAGTAGAAGAAGCGGAGAAAAATTGA
- a CDS encoding PaaI family thioesterase: MEGRVVQAIQDEYPDDFAWCYGCGRLNEDGHHVRTGWQGDRTISIYQPEPEHTALPGFVYGGIIASFIDCHGTGSASLTLHKKNGHNVGDGVEPPRFVTASLKVDFLKPTPQGIPLKAIGTVEEIHPKKWKVYTDVFAGDSLCAKGEVVAVVMPDTFLQT; encoded by the coding sequence ATGGAAGGAAGAGTGGTACAGGCAATTCAAGATGAGTATCCAGATGACTTTGCGTGGTGTTATGGGTGTGGTAGATTGAACGAAGATGGTCATCATGTTCGAACAGGGTGGCAAGGAGATCGGACGATTTCTATTTATCAACCGGAACCCGAACATACTGCATTGCCAGGATTCGTGTATGGCGGCATTATTGCTTCTTTCATTGACTGTCATGGGACAGGCTCTGCATCATTAACATTACACAAGAAAAATGGGCATAACGTAGGGGACGGGGTCGAACCACCACGATTTGTTACGGCATCTTTAAAAGTAGACTTTTTGAAACCAACTCCTCAAGGCATTCCATTAAAAGCAATTGGAACGGTCGAAGAAATTCATCCTAAGAAATGGAAGGTGTATACAGACGTTTTCGCAGGTGACAGCCTTTGTGCAAAAGGAGAAGTCGTTGCGGTCGTCATGCCAGATACATTTTTACAAACATAA
- a CDS encoding PepSY domain-containing protein: MFYYDVPPSIGRQKISLQQAKNIALRHIPGKVIHVDVDLEHGVLVYEVFVLTAQNRVYEIEILAKNGQILKVEEENDLD; encoded by the coding sequence ATGTTTTATTACGATGTTCCACCATCCATAGGACGGCAAAAAATTTCACTCCAGCAAGCAAAAAATATTGCGCTACGACATATCCCAGGAAAGGTCATTCACGTAGATGTGGATCTAGAGCACGGTGTGTTAGTATATGAAGTATTTGTGTTAACCGCGCAAAATAGGGTATATGAAATAGAGATTCTCGCAAAAAATGGGCAAATACTAAAAGTAGAAGAAGAGAATGACCTAGATTAA
- a CDS encoding ferritin-like domain-containing protein: MYVYHWLNRQNETFIKEMEKAINGEYGAIICYTKLANLAPNEEERKRILEIRKDEMIHFQQFAQLYVNVTGKQPQPKMIEACPETYVKGLEEAFHDEQVTVDFYMKIADEATNLYVKEAFKRAAVDEQNHAVWFLYYLMKKRL; encoded by the coding sequence ATGTATGTATATCATTGGTTAAACAGACAAAACGAAACGTTCATAAAAGAAATGGAAAAAGCGATTAATGGTGAATATGGCGCCATTATTTGTTACACCAAATTAGCCAATTTAGCACCTAATGAAGAAGAGCGTAAACGAATATTAGAAATAAGAAAAGATGAGATGATTCACTTTCAACAATTTGCTCAACTTTACGTAAATGTAACAGGAAAACAACCACAACCGAAAATGATAGAAGCATGTCCAGAAACGTATGTGAAAGGATTAGAAGAAGCATTCCATGATGAACAAGTCACAGTAGATTTTTATATGAAAATAGCAGATGAAGCGACGAATCTATACGTAAAAGAAGCGTTCAAAAGAGCAGCAGTAGACGAACAAAATCATGCTGTTTGGTTTCTGTATTATTTAATGAAAAAAAGATTGTAG
- a CDS encoding SLC13 family permease has translation MLLPLTLTFIIIGITILLFMTNWLRSDLVALLALLAFILTGILEPAEAFAGFSNSVVMMIGGLFIVGAGIFRTGLAQMAGNVLLHSSGDSEKKLFILLLIIVASVGAFLSNTGTVALMMPIVVSIAMGIQSSPSKFLLPLSFMASFSGLLTLIASPPNLIISQNLVDNGYEKLGFFELTPIGIIGVIIGIVYLFLVRNWLLPKEEKNNRAKAEHQLSPKQLAKDYQLSEELYQVQVPEDSSLVGKRLAQLKIPATYHMCILKINRKSGEGMNPLPITYQEMAGPGSILQPKDILHVQGAPANVKRFVMDFSLQIVKEHAEANELVSKELGIAEVLLTPHSSFINKTITAIDFREKYNLNIIGINRQGKYVLKDMSKHRLRFGDALLVQGTWNAIELLAKETKDVVVIGQPKEHASMAAASGKAPIAGCIMLLMILLMVFDVFPAVLSVLIAAVFMILTGCVRNMDDAYSQMNWESIVLIAAMLPMATALEKTGGMTILSETIIESLGGLGPMGVLAGIFVVAMIFSQFISNTAAAVLFAPIAMNAAISLGVHPTPFLIAVTVAVNMAFATPVASPTNALVMTAGGYTFSDFVKIGVPLQIIMTMIMMIMIPLLFPLS, from the coding sequence ATACTGTTGCCTCTTACGTTGACTTTTATCATTATTGGAATCACCATTTTATTATTTATGACAAACTGGCTTCGTTCGGATCTCGTTGCACTACTAGCGTTACTTGCGTTCATTTTAACTGGGATTTTAGAACCTGCAGAAGCGTTTGCTGGTTTTTCTAATTCGGTTGTGATGATGATTGGAGGTTTATTTATTGTCGGTGCCGGAATTTTTCGAACAGGACTTGCGCAAATGGCCGGGAATGTATTACTTCATTCATCAGGAGATAGCGAAAAAAAACTATTTATTTTACTTTTAATAATCGTTGCTTCTGTTGGTGCTTTTTTAAGTAATACTGGAACGGTCGCGTTAATGATGCCGATTGTGGTTAGTATTGCCATGGGCATCCAAAGCAGTCCGTCTAAATTTTTACTCCCACTTTCCTTTATGGCGAGTTTTTCTGGTCTGCTCACCTTAATTGCGTCCCCACCTAATTTAATTATTAGCCAAAACTTAGTAGATAACGGGTATGAAAAACTCGGCTTTTTTGAGCTGACACCAATTGGGATTATTGGGGTTATCATTGGGATTGTTTATTTATTTTTGGTGCGAAATTGGTTGCTTCCAAAAGAAGAAAAAAACAATCGTGCCAAAGCAGAACACCAACTATCACCAAAACAACTAGCTAAAGACTATCAACTTAGCGAAGAATTATATCAAGTACAAGTACCGGAAGATTCGTCGTTAGTTGGAAAAAGATTAGCCCAATTAAAGATACCAGCAACGTATCACATGTGCATATTAAAAATTAACCGAAAATCAGGAGAAGGTATGAACCCACTTCCGATTACATACCAAGAGATGGCGGGACCAGGAAGCATCCTTCAACCAAAAGATATTTTACATGTTCAAGGAGCCCCTGCTAATGTCAAAAGGTTTGTGATGGATTTTTCGTTACAAATAGTAAAAGAACATGCAGAAGCAAATGAACTCGTATCAAAGGAATTGGGGATTGCCGAAGTACTCTTAACTCCTCATTCTAGTTTTATTAATAAAACAATTACAGCGATTGATTTCCGCGAAAAATATAATTTAAATATTATCGGTATTAATAGACAAGGAAAATATGTGTTAAAAGATATGTCAAAACATCGTCTTCGATTTGGTGACGCCCTGTTAGTACAAGGAACGTGGAACGCGATTGAATTACTTGCAAAAGAAACGAAAGACGTCGTCGTCATTGGGCAGCCGAAAGAACATGCTAGTATGGCGGCAGCAAGTGGAAAAGCACCGATTGCTGGCTGCATTATGTTGCTGATGATTTTACTAATGGTGTTTGATGTTTTTCCTGCTGTGCTGTCTGTTTTAATCGCAGCCGTATTCATGATTCTTACTGGATGCGTGCGCAATATGGATGATGCATACAGCCAAATGAACTGGGAAAGCATCGTGTTAATTGCAGCCATGTTGCCGATGGCTACTGCGTTAGAAAAAACGGGTGGTATGACGATACTATCAGAAACGATTATTGAATCGCTGGGCGGATTAGGTCCAATGGGGGTTCTTGCAGGAATTTTTGTCGTTGCGATGATTTTCAGCCAATTTATTAGTAATACGGCAGCCGCTGTGTTATTTGCGCCGATTGCGATGAATGCGGCTATTAGTTTAGGCGTACACCCTACTCCATTCTTAATCGCCGTCACCGTTGCTGTGAATATGGCATTTGCGACACCCGTCGCTTCTCCGACAAACGCACTCGTTATGACTGCAGGTGGGTATACGTTTTCCGACTTTGTTAAAATTGGTGTACCATTACAAATTATCATGACCATGATCATGATGATTATGATTCCATTACTTTTTCCTTTATCGTAA
- a CDS encoding carbon-nitrogen hydrolase family protein, protein MDGVQMGVMICADAYTENVTASLATQGAEILIVSSFWGPGLYGPNGEWEQRSLDTGLPIFVCNRTGEDATVSFWKAESSVIQNGKKLLSYSSRQSSILVFEWDVENMELLSTTFQVEIIR, encoded by the coding sequence ATTGACGGTGTCCAAATGGGTGTGATGATTTGTGCGGATGCTTACACAGAAAATGTCACAGCATCTCTTGCAACACAAGGTGCCGAAATTTTAATCGTCTCTTCGTTTTGGGGACCGGGATTATACGGACCGAACGGCGAATGGGAACAACGCTCACTCGATACTGGATTACCCATTTTTGTTTGTAACCGAACCGGTGAAGATGCAACCGTTTCTTTTTGGAAAGCAGAAAGCAGCGTTATTCAAAACGGAAAAAAACTTCTTTCCTATTCTTCTAGGCAATCTTCTATTCTTGTATTTGAATGGGATGTAGAAAACATGGAGTTACTTTCTACAACCTTTCAGGTCGAAATCATTCGTTGA